From Pelagibacterium flavum:
GCAAGCCCCGACAAAGACTGCGCTTTCGGCGCTGCGCAAAATCCTGCGCAAGACAGAGCTCAATTCAAAGGCGCTGATGCGCGAGACGGGGCTGACCCCGTCCCAGCTCATCTTCATGCAGTTGCTCGATGATGGCCTTGAACATACTGCCGGTTCGGTCGCGGCGCGCATGGGCATTACCCAGGCAACGACAACCGCGCTGATCCACAAGCTCGAGGCGCTCAACATGGTGGCGCGCCGCAAGGGGCAGACCGACCGGCGACAGGTCTGGCTGAGCCTGACCGAGAAGGGCCGCAAGATCCTCGAAATCGCGCCCGACGGCGCGCACGCGCAGTTTCACGACGCGTTTTCCAATCTCGAGGAATGGGAACAGCTCATGCTGATCGCGGCGCTGGAGCGGGTCGCTTCCATGCTCGATGCCGAGGACGACGCCGCGGCGGTCCTGGCATCCGATCCGGTGCTGGCTCCGCGTGCGGAGCCAGGCGCCTAGAGCACCATCAAATCGTCGAACATGTCGTCGCTGGCCGGGGCGGCCGCGCTGGCCACGGGGGGGCCGAACAACGTGTCGTGCACCGCGCGCTCGGCCTCCATCGTATAAAGACGGCGCAGGCCGGCGATAAGCCCGGTCAGTTGGGCCGACTGTTCGGAAGGTATCTCGTCCGGTGCCAGATCGGCGATCTGCATCCTGATATCGTCCATGGCCTCTGAAAGCGCGCCAAGCCCGTCCAGCCCGTTTGCCGCCTTCTGGAGCAGGGCGATGACCCTGGTGCCGTCGGTGTCGAGGCTGGAGAGGGCGGTGGCCAGTTTCTGATCGAGCCCGGAGAGCAGTTCGAGAGCGAGCGTAGCGCCCTGTTCGAGGCCCCTGCCCTCGCCCGCGCCATCGGTTGCCGTCGTGGCGCCGAAGGCATCGGCCAGAGCCGCCGACTGGCTCAACCAGTCGACAGCGCTTTCGGCGGCGACCACGGTTTCGCTGGTCAACTCACGCAATTGGGTTGCAATGACCGTGAGCGAGGCGCCGCGCGGACCCAATTGGGCGCAGCGCACGGCGGCGTTGAGGCTGACGAGCCGCATATTGGCTTCGATGTCCTGAACCGCCTCGACGTGGCCGAGCAATATGCCCACCGTTTGCTGCACGGTTGCCGCTACCGCCTCGAGCTTGGCGCGTTCGGCTTCAAAATTGCCCAGAAGGGCCACTGCGGCCCGCAGCTGGTCACTGAGGCTGGAAATGGCGGAGGATTTACCGGCATCGGAGCCATACTGCCCGCGGCTGCGGGTCATGATGGTTTCGGCATCGGCGGCCAGCGCTGCAAGCGATCGCTCGGCATCGTCGACCTCGCCCCCGAAATCGCGCGCCGTTTCGGCCAGCTGGGCCTGTTCGAGCGTGGCGATCGCGGCAAGCGCATGGGTGCGGTCTTCGGATGTGAACGCGATATCGAACACGGGCTCGCCCGAGAGAATTTCGGCGAGATGATGAAAGCCGGTTTCAATGTGTTCGAGCCGCTGGCGCGTGGCGTCTCCGACCTGAAGCGCCATGACCGCGTTGCCGATCTGACCGACGATCTGGCGGGACAGCCTGCTGGTTTCCGCGCTGCCTTCGACCGCCGATGTGCGCTGGCTTTCCAGGGCGCGCAACGTGGCGGCGAGGCGACCGGCAAGATCGGACAGGGTATGGGCGTGAGCCCCTTCGAAGCGGTTGCGCTGGCTGACGGCGGCATCGACTTCGATGACGAGCTGGCGATAGACCTGCGAAAATTCCTTGAGCGTGCGGGTGGCCGATTCCGAAAGCGTCGCGATATCGGTGGTGAACACATCGAAATCGTCGGTGTCCTCGGCAATGCTCGCGGCGGTCACACGCGCATTGATCGAAACGATGCCCATCATCTTGATGGTTCGGTGCAGATCGGAGATCGGCAGATTGGCGGCGCGGACCACCTCGAACAGGCGTTCGAGACCGGCCCGTTCCTGCCCGAAGGCGTCAGAGAGTGCGGCGGCCCGGCTGGCCACCGCCTCGAGATGGCCGGTCGCTTCTTCGACCTCTGCGCCCCGCAAGGCGTCGGGGAGTGCATCGAAGAGCTTTATGAGCTTGTTGAGAAGGGCGGCGCCCTCGGTCAGGCAGCCGCCGACCGAAACGAAGGCGGTTTCTATCTTTTCCCGGTGCCCGGCCAGATCGGCGGCAAGCTGGTTTACGGCTGTGGGTGTGGCGGATACGCTCATCAGACATGTTCTCCGGGCCGGGCGGCCTTGTGGCCGAACGCCACGATTTCGTCGGCGATCCTGGCAAGCGGAAGGACCCGCCCGGCAGCGCCGCGCTGGATGGCTTCCTTGGGCATGCCGAACACCACCGAGGTCTCTTCGTCCTGGGCAATGGTGG
This genomic window contains:
- a CDS encoding MarR family winged helix-turn-helix transcriptional regulator is translated as MNTLVLEPNRAVQAPTKTALSALRKILRKTELNSKALMRETGLTPSQLIFMQLLDDGLEHTAGSVAARMGITQATTTALIHKLEALNMVARRKGQTDRRQVWLSLTEKGRKILEIAPDGAHAQFHDAFSNLEEWEQLMLIAALERVASMLDAEDDAAAVLASDPVLAPRAEPGA